A stretch of DNA from Hirundo rustica isolate bHirRus1 chromosome 1, bHirRus1.pri.v3, whole genome shotgun sequence:
TGAAATAGCATTACCTGGAGAAAGCTCTACCCTCAGCACCTGGTGATCTGATTTCAGCAGCTGATGCTAAATTTACCCAAGGTGTGTGACTGCCCTTTCAAGCAATTTGACTCAAACGGAAGCATAGATGTTTTCCTTATtcttataaataaatatctaaaCTTTCCTGAATGCAACTCAGTACTTCCACTCACAGCTCTCCCATGAAAACAACTTCCAAAGGTTAATCATGTGTTGCAGAAAAGGCTGGTTTTCTCTATTAGCTGAAAACCTGTGGGTTTTCCATTGGATCTTATTTTTCTTGCCACATATACAAAGTAAACACAACTACAATTGTCCAATTAAGTGCCTCTTCCTGTTCCTATTGAAATCAATGGCAACACTTTATAACAtcagatttgttttcttattcATTAACTGTAAAATCCAGAAACTGGCAAGAAACTTTCCAGCAAGGGGGAATTTTGCAAAGTCTATCAATATACAATAATTATGACAGCAAACTAACATTAAGATAAAATAACAGATAATAAATTCCAGACTTTCAGATGCACTTGGTAAAGTTATCTGGTTTCATAGTCTTTCGGgagccaaaaggaaaaaaaagaaaaaaaaaaaaggcaaaaaaaatagGCCATCAGATTGTTAATGAGACTGAAAGccagagtaaaataaaaatccctcaAATCTGTCATCAGCATTCATGTTTGCCAAGAAGGCCTGGATGTTATCCTGCTGGGGAAGAGAAGATTTATGGCATTGCACACCTTTATCCATCCTATTATTATatatgaaatggaaaataaaacaggccGGTACTGCCCTTAGAAATAATCAGTATTTTGCTGCCACTGAGTAACaaatgttgttattattattactaaatCAGCAGGAGGGCAGCCACGAGGTGctcataaataaattatttttaaaaaaaccaacaaaccaaacaggGCTGGGCTCCACCTTCCCAAGGgtgtgaaggaaaataaaacagggatggaggtgggcagggcagagccacaCCTGGCACACACAGTTCCTGATGGCCGGATAGCAGAGCCCAgcgccctgccctgcagccagtgcccagagccagcagcagggatggaaggGGGCAGTCAGGAAGCTGAGGACTGCTGGTCCACCttgaagcagaaagcagaaacaagaaaagaaccAGAATGTCTCACCATAAGCCCGATCACCTAAAGGGATGGAAATGAATCAGGCAAGAAGTAAAAATCCTCTTTGCTAAAAGGATAGTCATTATTCCATCAGATCTTTTACACTGTTTTTTAGCTCCATGACTGCCCAGGCAGCTGGCCCAGTTTGGGGCTACCCAGACCTCAGGCCAGAAGCCAGTGGCCACTGccttcccagagccctggggcAGGACCACGGTGCTAAAAGAGTTTGGGCAGGTTCGGCAAGGGGGCGGCAGAGCAAgatgggacacagggacacagcacgATTGCTGGCATCTGGCGCCAGCAGGCAGAGAGCCGTCACTTCAGCCGCCCCCGCGCCAagccccagcccagcatccCTGGGCGGCGATGGCAGAGCACGAGGCTGGCTTTCCACGCGCCAGGCACAAACCACCGCACGAGaccaaaaccacagcagagGTTTCAGAGCGACACCTGAGCGCCGCTCCCGTTTCTACATCCACCTCCCACCACCATGCCAGGTCCAACCTGCTGAGAGATGACCCTCTCACCCAGGACACCTGCACTGAGCGCAAGGGCTTAATGTTTGCTGGCGACGCAGTACAAAGTTCCCGTGCCGCCTTAGGAAGCCCAGGCACCGGGATCTGGCCGCTGGGAAAATGCTTCTGCTCCACATGCAATTTCACACATCGTTGCATAGGTCTTGTGATTCTCCTGCTAGAGCCGCGCTTTGCCATCGCAGGAACGCTTGTGCCTCGGCAGAAAAATTCAACTGGATTTTCTTCGTGGATTACCGACTCTGAATTTCAAGCTACATACTCAAAAAAACTAAGCTCCTTACTGTCCAGCAGAGCTAACACAGCAGCGCGGGAGATGCCTGTGTTGGTGCAGGCACAGAACAAACTTCCTTCTCAATATTGAAAGTAAAGTAAAACTTTTTAATAGGATTGCTGTTTGAACTTTACAGTTCTTTGCAAGATCAAGGCAAATGACATCATCTCCACAAGTGAGACCCCTGGTTCTGAAATTTTAAAGGTCACAGtcaatacttttttctttagaaaaaaaacagacttCTGAGAAAATAAGCAGCGTACTCTTTTTGCAAGTTACAGAGAAAGCTATTATAAATGAAAGGGACTAGAGAACAacaataattttctctttctgccctAGCTCTTCTCCTCCTTGCTTCAGCACAGATCCTCCACGGAATGAATTTCTTGCTcttcagcaacagcaaaaagaaaaatattttgataatattttgAGAATTCGATTATAAACCCACAAAGCCACAAAAACTGGCAAAGTACCTAGAAGGTGCAACACTTGAAACTGCCAATTCACTTACTTAACAGAGTGGATTTCAGACAGTTTCCTTTTACCAGTCAAACAGTGACTTGGGGTTAGCCCCACTGGGGATTGAGTCGTTACAAGGCCGCACGTCACCGCTAAAGAAAGTCAAAGCGCCTCTGCTCCGTGCTCTCCTTGGCAAAGCACATGGCATCCCTCTCCAAGCAAGGTGAAGTCCTGTGCTGAAAGAGCAAGAGGCTTTTGCTTGGGACTTGCACAAGAAGCAGTGTGTTGCGCAGGTGGGCGCCCGGCGGAGCAGCCCGAATGCAGAGCCCCGGGGGGATGGGATTTTGGTAAGTGCTCTGGAAGGGCCCAGTGCCACACTGATCCATGATCTCTAGCTCTGTCCTGGAGGCAGATGCATCTGCCATCCTTCAGCTTCATGACATAGCCATGGACCACTGCAGGGCACAACAATTCTCCAAACTTCCTTTCCAAGGCATGTCAccaagcaaagaaaattaatgatttACTAGGcacaaaataaaagaggaagCTCAGTGATTACGACAGTCAGCTCAGGAGAAGGGAAACCTGGGGTCTCGCTGCTTGTCTAAAAAGCCATTTATTCATTTGGTTGTGGACAGCCACCTGAGAAAATACATCAGACTGCAGGAATTAGACACCCTAGCTCTTCTTCCTCCACCAAATGAAATCAGAAGGATCCCTGTTGCCAGAAGGGAAGACACCTCAGCAAAATCGGCAGCCATCTGGAAGGTGAAACCTCCTGAGATGTTGGAGGTGTGATGCcccactgccaggctggagaaAGCCTCATTGCCAAAGCTCAGAAGAGGCCTAAACTAAAGAGCCACCAGGAAAAGTGGGGGCTTCTCCTCAGATGCGATTGCAAGCGAGGAGGGCGCCTGAGTGACAGGAGCTGGTCCAAAGGGTGCCTGCTAGCTTTGGGACACGGAGGTTCTTGGGAACGGTGTCCCACACTGCCACGAAATGCCTCCCTTCTCTCATGGCAGAAGCAACTCCTGACCAGCTTGGGTGAGGAAGGGACTTCTGTCACAGCTCTGTCTAGGCAGGCACTTGGAGGATGCAAGCGCTTCTGTTCCACCTAAGGTCCACTTCAGACATCTAAATCCTTCCCCGTATGTGACCTTCACTCTTGAGCAGAATATAAAGAACCACAATAAAGGAACAGGATCAAATGAAAACACACGGCCATTCCCATCCTGGTTCGAATGTGAatgcagtaatttaaaattaggtgttctcagctgaattttctctctgcttctctcaCCTGGGCTTCTTTGCATACTTTACATCAAAAATATACATGTCTATGTAAATATGATGGTGCCTGTGTTTCCTTCTGTAGTGCTCATgctcttgtttctttcttgaaCAGCTTGGGGGGAAAGCCATATGTTGGACTAGGAGTGCCCAGAGCTAAGCATGGCTCCCACGTCTGTTAGGTTGAGCGCCCAAAAAGGGAACCCATCACTGCAAGACAAACACAGTTGTTTGTCCCACACCGACTGCATCCCTTCAGTGTTCCCCATGTCAATGTCAAAAAAGTTGCCAAGTGCCACGCGCCACTGCCAAGCCAgtccttctgcagctctggaaatcAAAATGAAGCCATTAAGTTTTTAATGAGAAAGCATACATTATACCAAGTAGCACAAAATTGCAGAGATGAGCTAgttctcctcttttttcctttttaatacaATTAAGATGTTATCAGGCCAAAGTACAATATTGCGGTACCCTGGCCAAAGTGAAGATCTTTGAAAGCGGCATTTATTTTGCCACCAGAACCACAAGCTAATAATGCAGATTACGTGCAGTCCCCATCTGTTGCTTTTTCTAAGTTTTGAACAAACCCATGAGGCTGTGTATTGTAAGGGCATTAACAATCCCAGACACCATTATCAGCAACGTCTAATGCCTAAAATTTATATTCCACCAGTTATATCCCCCTCCCACCCTGCCCTTCGGTACGctttccttctttgtttccCTCGCAATATAAAGAACTCACATCCTGAAAACATACTGCCAGCTTACAGAATGGATTCAGATCGAACagacaaataagaaaaacatgTCAACCGAATTTCAGTCCTGACTGTAAGACACAGGCCTGCCCATTCATGAGACACAAGACCCGTGTTGCCCAGCTTACTTGCTGTGTAAAACATCCTCTCATGACTAACTGTGATGCTCTCTTCTCTGGTATTGTGCAGCCTCTAGCAAACTTACCACTCCACAAAACACCAGGGAGGAGAAGGCtacagcagccagggctcctgCCTGTTGTAGCACCCAGCATGACAGGGAGATCTTTCAAGTGGCTTTGCTGAAGACCTACCAAGCATGACCACACACAAGGCTACTTTGGAACAGCCATTTATGAATGAGGTTCATACGTGGGGTATTGTGCAAGAGGCAAGTCGAAGACCAAGCACATATGTTGAAGCATCCTTTTACAAGGACAGATCCTGAaatctagaaaaagaaaaaaaaaagaaagaaagaaaaaaaaaaatccactgctcCATGCCCTTCTTGATTTTTTCTGCCTGAAGAGAGGATCCCAAAAGTTGTGTTCACAGCTTCACATTAGTCTTTTGTTCTTTGTAACCAGCTAGAAGGTTTTGCCTGTGTTTAACAATGCTAGGGCTCAAAGGTACCAGCCATGTACCAGAGAGACGGGCAAAAGCCACCTTCAGGTAGTATTCTGTGCATCTTCCATGTGCACATTACAAATAACAACCAACAGTAAACAGTATCACATGCATCCAAATTCTGGAGCTTTTGTTGATAGGAAACCTCAATAAACAATTGAATGGCTACTGATAAGAAGTATCCTTTCCTTTTAAAGGCAGTCACTGTTTAGAATCTGAATTTCTTGTACTTCTAACTGTCGAGCAACAGCTCCAGCATTCACCTCCTCTGGCCAATCACGCCTGGTAACACCTGTCTTTTCACATTCTCAGTTATATTCATTATTTATGTTTCTCTTTACACAATACACCCACAGGACAATACATCTCCAGCACTCTTACAATTTGATCCAAAGCTCACTGGAGTCAACAGAATGACTTCACTGGCTCTGGAGTGAACCGAGGGCCCCAGCTCCGCAGACGGGCTTCCAGCCTGAGGAGGGACTTACGCACAAGTTAGGCATCCCAGCCCAAAAGTGCAATCACAAAATCCCTAACCCTTTAGCTGCTCATCTCCGAACGAGCCAAGGTCTCCAAAAGCCTGAACCatttgcagatttattttttcttttcccctacAGTTatctgttttttgaaaaatgacCCCCGGAAGACTAACAAATCCTCTGTAGTGACCCATGAGCTAGGGGGTCAGGGGATAGACCTCCCTCTCCCAAGTGTGGTCCCACCAACGAAGCGCTGGAGTCATTCTGTGTGTACGTGTGTATATACATAAGCGTGTGCCTGTATATGTGTGCGTATTTGTATAtaatacacagacacacacgcacacacacacacacacacattttttgcTCCCCCTTCTGGCCCCAtgaatcttgattttttttatttcttgatggaagcaggggagagcaggagaacaATCCTGCCTCCAGTGTGACTTGCAGCCAGGGatcagcagcactgctctgggagGTGCACAGTGTGGATTCCTGCTGAGAAATGGGCCCTAAAGCCTTGCTCCCTCTGTTGTAGCAGCAGGAGATGTCTTCTGCATCCCTTGATACGAATCTCCTTTAGTCAGGTGGgttcagcagcagggaaggcaaCACCTTCATTTTTTAACAGAGGCGGTCAGTGCAGGCAGCACATTATTTAGTCTAATACCAATTTATTAAGAGACCCGGTGCTAACAAACACCAGGCTTGAAAAACATGTTAACTGGGAAACATAcatgtaatttatatttttttacacACACCTATTAAAGGTGTGCTGTGTAATTGAGTCAGCTTTCTGTATTTCACAGGAGACCGAACCTGAAATTGCCAGTGTCCTACCTAGCTGACCTCCATTTCTAGGTGAGTTATGCCAGCTCGCAACCCAGGTTTCTTCTTCAGCATAACTTTTGCCATTTCTCCCTCCAAAACAGTAATAACATAAGCTTTACACATACATCAGGTTTGGTTTGTGGGAGAGCAGCTGGTACCACATTTTGTTCCGGTATATCAactaataaaggaaaaaaggaaaggaatacCCTTCAAATTCAATGCAGTCACTTATTctggaaagagagggagagagaaaaaggaaaggcttTTGACTGACTACAAGTGAAAAAGCTGTCCATTTTCCACAAGTGGAAATCTTCCCTTTCTAGTTGATGCTGAAGCCTACCCCAGACAGAGGTGATCTCTACCCCAGAAACACAGCCACCCATCAGATCTCAACAAATACCTCTCTTCCAGAACAATCCCACAGACACGGCTCCCAGCACCTTTGTTTCATCTCAAGACGAAGATTTTTTATTCTAAACATATCTTACACCATAAAACCCCACTCCAGTGATAACCACGGCTGCAAACACTGTCACCGATGGCCAACTGCTTGCTGGTAACACCGGGACCCCGCGTTTGTTGCACGCCGGTCTGGCGCACCACCCCTCACGGGTAGGGATTCTGCGTGCACGCACACACAGGTGGTCCCTGCTGTCCCGACACTGCCTGGGACTTGCCACAATGTGCCTCTTCTCCCCGGCAGATGGACGGGCATCTCTGCCACCCCCTCCCACAGCACGACCCTGCCTTGGCTAGGAACCTGCCTTGGTTCTGCCAACAGGCAAGGGTGGACAGGAGAAGTGGGGACCACAGGAAAGCGGAGACCGCTGATGAAGACAGTGCCCCGCTCACCCCTTTCGCTCATGAGCTGTAGCTGTTCCCCCCACCTCAAACCCCTCCACCGTACCCAGCACTGAGGCGAAACCTGAACGCTGGCAAAAGGCCTGCACTGCTTTGGCACATCCCAGTGCAGACACCCCCTGGGCAAAACCTTTTGCTCCCACGAGTGCGATCTCCCGGGCGCTGCCCAACCCGGGGTCCCACCAGCCACGGGCTGGAGCCGGGAGAGGAAGCGAGCAATCGGGGGACTTACCCAGCCTCCGTTGTCCTGGATCCAGTTGTGCAGGTGCCGGTTCAGGTACTCGGTCATCCAGGCAGCGATGCTGTCCACGAGGGGAAACATCTCCCGGTTGACGCTCTCCACACACATCACGCCTCCAAACTCGAAGAAGGCCACAATTCTGCCCCAGTTAACCCCGTCTCGGAAGAGCTCTTCCACCACGGCCACGAAGCGGCTCCTGGCCGTGAAGGGCGTCAGGTGCAGCTGGCCAGACATTTGGGTAAAGTCCCTCTGGTAGCGTCGGGAGAACTCGTCTCCTGCCTGGCGCAGGACGAGGTGGACGACCTGGGGTGCGGGGCGCAGCCCCTCGGCCGGGGGCGCGTGGCTAGCAGCAGCCGAGCCGGGGGGCTCGGGGTGCGGAGACACCAGCCCAGTGTGATCAGAGGaagtcccagcagcagcagcagcaggaacagagaGACCTGGAGGCAGGGGTGCCCTGTCCTCGCCGGCAGCCCAGTCGTATCCCCTCTGCGAGAGTTTATAGTGGATGTACTTCAGCACTATCTCCCGGTTATCGTAGCCTCTTCTCCCCGGATGAGCCATAATTCCCGAGAGGAAGCAGcaagaggaagggagagaggaagaagaggagcagGATCAACCCAAAAAAGTAAAGCAgccaataataataaaattaataacacCAAAAATTATAATCCAGTTATTGTATTGGACACGGTTTCATTCATGCTGGTGTGGGGGAGTTCTCCGGGTCTCGGAGGTACTTTAGTCTTCTCAGTGTTTCCTCCTTGGTTTGAGATGCACGGCATAAATAGGGATTAAAATGCTGTAAATACTTTACTTCCAGGTGCACATTTATTACTTATTATAAATTTTACTTTAGGACCGTTTCCTCCTCGGTGTTGAAACACATCTTAGAAAATATTATACCGACTCAAAATCAGGTGCATTTTCCCCTAGGTGCTGGACTACCACGGACACGAAGGAGCGGACGAACACGCACTGTAAAAACTGCAATTCAACACGATTTGCTAAGCAGCCTTGGATGGACGTTAATCCAACGCACTTTATGCTAGAAACCTCAACACTAggtattgggtttttttgttaagttACACAAACTAAATTTCCTCTGTAAAGTACTTACTTGGACTATAAATATGTTCCTCTGTCAAGTTtcctctaaaagaaaaatagcaacaATAAAATCCAAACATCACAAGTCTTCAGAAGCGTTAAGTTCTGGTCGCTTTGATGCTTCAAGTCACcaagggaatgggaaaggggcaaaaaaaaaaaaaaatttctacgATTTCAAATGGTTTTTCCCAGACTCCTGTTTAACAGACATCTCCAAAGATGTGTCAAAGCTCAGAAAATCCCGCCTCGCAGCCCGGGAAGGCGAACAACCCCAAAGAGACGGAAAATCCTGGAGACCAGATGAACCACATTTGAATCCAAGCTCCCGCAGAAGTGCTCTGTTTTTCCCTCCAGTGCAACGTACAGACATATGCATTTACGTAGTTTTCATTCAGACATCGATCGAAGGAACCCGGTGCTTCCACAcacacgcacgcacacacaaaaaaaatttaaaaattaaaaaaaaaaaattgtatgtatttaggaaattaattctttttcacAAGAAAGAGcgcaaaaaaattaattaaaaaacgaaaataaaaataaagaaggaaaattgcTTTTGACTGCTGCCATTTCCCGAGCAGCTTTGTATCGGCGGAGGAAGAGCCCCTGGCGCTGCCGAAGAGGGGCGCGGACGGGGCGTGTGTGCGGTGTGACTGGTGCCGATGGGGACCGCGGCCGCGGCGCCGCTGccctcccgcccgcccgcccgcgcagccccgcgcaCCCCGCCGGCTCCGGGCGGCTCCTCCGGGCGCTccgcgctgctgctgccggcagcggcggcggcggcggcggcggctccggacggcggcggcggctccgagcggcggcgggcgcgggcgggGAGCTctcccggcggcggcggcggcggggggagcggagcggagcggagcggagcggcgggggcggggagAGGCGGGGAGGAGCGGAGCCCGAGGGGGAGGCTCCAGCCCGCGCGGCGTAGCCGGGCGCGGTGGTTTCCTAGAGCTCCGCCTCACGCTTCATTcaagaaaagggggaaatgagGAGGGGGGgatcgggggggggggggggagtgctttgaaaaaaaaaaataggaggcGGCGGAGGAGCAGCCCCCCGCGGTCCGGGCCCGCCCTCCATCGCGGCGCGGGCctggggccggcggcggggcggcggagGAGGCGCGGAGCGCGGCGGAGCTGCGGAGCGGAGGGGCGGCTCCGGGGCCGCGGGCGGTGCTGCCGGCCcgcgccgccaccgccgcccgTGCGGGGGAAGCGGCGGCGGGCCCGGGGGCGGCCGGCCCTCCGCGGCGGAGcgcgccccgctccgcgccTCCGCCGCCCCGCGCGGATGCAATTAAATAAATTTGgttctttaaataaattaaacggggaggaaaagaaaaaaaagaaaaaaatgtccgaatatgcctttttttaaaaggcaaagtGTCCCGCTGCAGGCGTGCAGGGCTCCGTGCGTTCTGGTTCGGGGGTGTGCGCTGACCGCAGCCCCTGTACGGCCGCGGAACCCGTGCGGAGCCGATCCCCACccccggcggcggccccggccgtGCGGGGATCCGCACACCTGCTCCGCGCAGGCCGCCCGCTGTTCAGGCGAtgggacaggcagggagctgggctttaGGACTTTTTGTAGAAACGGAGCTCGGGTTTGTCCCTGCGCCCGgcctgaagaatttttttctacgTCGAAGAGGAGCTACTGGAGCTGCTTGAAGATGAGGTCAATCTGGAGTTGACCAGAGAAGAGGAGTTAACCTTTAAAGCTGGTTAAATCCACAGAGCCGGGAAATAGCGATGGCTCAAGCCCCCCTGCCATCCCGAGCAGCGACACTGGGGGCCAGGGCTCTGTGATGCTGGGACTACCCCGGCTGAAACGGGGCACCATTCCGGGGAAATGCCAAGCCGAAAGGGAGCAGGACATTCCCGGCACCTTCCTCTGCTCAGtacaggaggggaaaagagaCGTTTGATAAATTCTGCCCGTTTTTGTCGATATAAGGGTGATTGCGTTGACAATCTCGTCTATAAATTACCTTGAACCTAGTAGGAATAAAATTCATAAACAAAGCTGTGACCATGAGTTCGCTTGGACGGAGGTGGGGGGCACTGGAAATGATGGCACCCCGCCCTCCAAACCCGTTTTTAGAGACGGTTCCATCAGGCACGGACCTGTCACTCGTCCTTCACAGggtggctgctcctctggggaAATGGCACCGGCGTGGGGAGGGTGAGCAGCTTTGCCCTCCAACAGAAGAGGAAATCTGTGCGTCCAAACGAGAAGAATTGCCCTAAACAGAGCTCACCTGTGCCCTCGGTGATCCAGGGATTTGTTTCGAGGCCGCACCGAGGAACTGTTTTCTGACATGTAGGAAAAAGCGCCCTTCCAGGTGCCTGAGGTGTTTAATTCAGGTTCAGGGCGTCTGTTTTTTAGCGGGGCACGGGGAGGCACTCGGCACCATACCTAGCGCCAGCATCCTCCCACCTCCCTCTCTTCctgtctcctctccctctccctcctctcctctcctctccggCGGGCGGCTGTTGCCACCCAGCGGCCGCCGCTCGCCCCCGGCTCGGCGGCGACAGCCGGGACAGCCGGGACCCGCCTCCGCCCCTGCGGGAGCGAGGAGCTCTCTCGCCTGGTACCGGGAAACTGAGGGAGCGAGGCGGTGCCCTCTCATCTGTCTTGTGCGCGCTCCCGCCTGCCCATGTGTGAAGTGGATGGTTGAGTTCTCGGGGGTTAGGAGGCAGAGATTGCAGGACAGCAAGTGAAATGAGTTCAGATAAGACTGATGATGCTCTGTTCAATCGTGGAATAAGGGCTGTAACTCACCAGGGCGTGTGTGTAACTTACAGCATGGTTTAATACTGGACCACAAGCTCATCTCATCTCCATCCATATGAGAGACTCCCAAAAGTGAGGTGCTTGCAATGAACTGAGGGATGGCTTCTGATGGCATAAATGCAAACAAGGGATCTGTCAACCAAGTAACATCATCACCTTTATATTCTTTCACcgaaagagaacaaaaaaaaaaaaaaaaaaaaaaaaaaaaaaaaaaaaaaaaaaaaaaaaaaaaaaaggtctctcAACACTGAAAGTAACCTGACATTTCCATGTAACCGTTTCCATGGTTTAAATGGGACAAGTGATACAGGAAATCAGAATGGCCATAACCAACCTGGATGCTCATTCAGTCTGTCACTGTGTTGGTGATTGACTCTAATGCAGTTGGTCCTGCAACTGAAAATACATCAGACAGAGATGTTGAGTAACGCAGAAACCCTGTCTGGGTAAGCTGCACAATGACGTTCTAGCAAGAACGGTTTTAAAGCCCAAAGAGTAAATCAGTGTGGGACAAACGCAAAAGACGTATATAAAATCAATGGGCTTTTGTAAGGAGGAATTGAAAATACCACTGATTTTACTTATGGTATTTAAAGGTATTTTGCATGTAGAAATGCAAGTGAGGCCAGCCAAATGAACAGTGTACTGAGGACACAATCAGTAAAATAAGAGTTTCATAATTCATAACTGATTCCTGATGGAAACAGGTATAGCAAAATTTTATGAGATACCCTTTGAAAGGGATTTAGTGATGATGCTTTTTCCTCATCAGCTTTACATTCAGCACTTTGCAATAGGAATGATAGCTCCCAGCTTTTTTAAGAAGTTTAATAGGAAAATAGTGGTCATGGTTCACCAGAAAGCTTGCTAACACCAAACACAGTTGAGACTGTAccaaaaaatatgaaaaacacaagggaaaatcctgggaaatgtttgttttaagcAAGGGCATTAACGTTGAGTCATGGGATACAAAAACTGTGCCTTGAAGAATGACAAATTGGGACTCtgtaaaaaagcaaaacaaaattatgcACATTTAAAGCCTTGTTCTTAACATGAAAAGTCAGAAGCAATGCATCTGACCTGCTGGGCTCTAATTGAAGGGAGCGGCATCTTAAAAGCAATTATCCTGCTACCTGAATGGGTGATAAACATCTATTACAGTGTCACAAGCTTGCATCACAGCAGTGCTTTTCACCTTGCTTGTTTGTCTGAGCTCAGCAGGATAAAACAGTTAAAAAGACatccaaaacaaaggaatatGGTTTTGGAGGCAGATGGAAGAAATGGCAAGAGAAGCTCCAGATTTATTAAAGAACATGCAATCAGTGCACAAAGTCAGCTAAGAAATCATTATGGGGCTTTTAG
This window harbors:
- the BCL2 gene encoding apoptosis regulator Bcl-2 isoform X1; this translates as MAHPGRRGYDNREIVLKYIHYKLSQRGYDWAAGEDRAPLPPGLSVPAAAAAGTSSDHTGLVSPHPEPPGSAAASHAPPAEGLRPAPQVVHLVLRQAGDEFSRRYQRDFTQMSGQLHLTPFTARSRFVAVVEELFRDGVNWGRIVAFFEFGGVMCVESVNREMFPLVDSIAAWMTEYLNRHLHNWIQDNGGWDAFVELYGNSMRPLFDFSWISLKTILSLVLVGACITLGAYLGHK
- the BCL2 gene encoding apoptosis regulator Bcl-2 isoform X2; amino-acid sequence: MAHPGRRGYDNREIVLKYIHYKLSQRGYDWAAGEDRAPLPPGLSVPAAAAAGTSSDHTGLVSPHPEPPGSAAASHAPPAEGLRPAPQVVHLVLRQAGDEFSRRYQRDFTQMSGQLHLTPFTARSRFVAVVEELFRDGVNWGRIVAFFEFGGVMCVESVNREMFPLVDSIAAWMTEYLNRHLHNWIQDNGGWSCRRTGLAVARGTWQLF